The sequence GTTATACTAATATCACATTTGACTGTACTTTTGCCACATTTAGTTATAGTTGTATTTTTTCTCGCATTCGATAGTACCATCCTCAAATTGTGTAGTACCAACATGACATgagattgtacttttgtcacattcagtggttcctttattttttttcctcacatttgctGGTTCCATTGTTACATTGAGCAGTACTAACATCTTATTTGACCGTACTTTTCTCATATTCGATGGTACTTTAATTTCTACTCACATTTAATAGTTTCATCATCACATTAGGCAGTACgaacatcacatgtgattgtacttttgtcacattccatagttctctcttttttttcctcacatttgaggtttccattatcacattaagtagtaccaacatcacatatggTAGTACTTTTGCCACAAATGACCGAAATGACTAGAAACCTTAAAATTTCCAGAATACTCTTAGAACCTAAAAGATGATCAAAATACCTTTAGAACCTAGAAAATGACTGAATGACCCTAAAACGTAAAAAATGATCGAAGTACCTcttgaaaccttaaaatgaccgaaataccaatagaacataaaaaatgacaaaaaaaaagtccttagaatctaaaaaatgaccgtaatgcccttgaaacctaaaaaattaccgaaaacccctaaaacctaaaaaatgatcaaattacCTTTAGAACCTAAAATATGACCGAAATATTTGAAATTCATTTGGATGGCaacatttggatttggattatTTTGAACCAATGGATTTAAAATGCCATGGTTTGCAAtctattgattttaaaattccTTGTTTGGGTCTTCTTATACAAAGAAGGATTTGAAATTCCATTGTTTGGATAcctaatttgaatttgaatttaagatcataaaatattttttccaattattatttttcttaaaccttctacattttaattttagtaacatttttaataaatacatgaGGTAATGAAAAAGCCATTAATAACCTAATTGACAAGATAATGAGTAAAAATCTGTCATCATAGCCAACTAATAATTTGCTATTAGTAACAAGTTGGACTTGCAAAACATGAATTTATcatattactaaaataatttttcttgttcCATTATAATCATTATCAATGGAGAGGACAATCATAATCAATCTAGATATTATGGACAATCATGCACATTCATGCAAAAGATTATCTTACATGagaagtcatttttttttctaggtacaAGACTACACAACATTGTGAAGCCATGAATGCCTTCTTGAATAGATTTTTGGATAGGCAAACTAGGCTTTATGAGTTGTTCCAACAAGTTAAAAGAGCACTTACACGTATTAAACACAATGAGGTGGGGGGTAGATTTTActtctaaatatattaaatcTATTATGATTACTAGGTTAGTTAAAATTGAGAAGTATACCACTAATATATTGCCAAGGGAAATATTCCATATGTATATGCCACAATTTGTTTACTAGGAAatcatttttccataaattcaCATATGAAATAACAAAATTCACTAATTCTGTTTGTATATGCCGTAGATGATCCAAAGAAATTAGACCACCTACTTGCACTTGGATCTAAATATGGTAATTTTCATCTCATAATATTTATAACTTGAATTGATATATAACTCACTTTCATGAACTACAAGCCGGTCTCTTGTTGCAAAGTATCTAAAAGAAGCAGACAAACTACAAAGAAATCTagttaaaaaggaaaaaaaaattcatttaaaaagaaattcacTACAATGTATCTTGTTCACATCTATATTTGAATACCATCATGGCAACAATTAAAAAGAGACAATCAAAAGCATAGGCATTTCTGGATTATTCATTCTTAAGTTCTCAATAGTGCAACTTCCAACTTGTACGAATTTCTTATTATCCCTTCTGCAACTCCATTGGCAACAGAAATATCTGCATTTACATGATATAACTGTtagagcttaaaaaaaaaaaaaaggagattttCATAAGAGCAAATCTCTTTGCATAGAGccttaaatatttatttatataactaTTATTATTCAAGAACTTTGGCTCATCTAGCTCAACCTAGCAATatcaacaaattcaaaatcatatataataagtttattaaataaaaataaaaataaaaatctagtAAACAACAACATGCTAAAAAAAGGATATAATCATATAATGAACCTTTGAGAGGTTTCTTATTATCTAAAAGTTGAGTAATAATGTAAATGATTGTGGGTGCATATCAATGCTTCAACTCTATTTTAGAGCTTGGTCTTGTTACATGGACTTCAATTGTATGTGTATATGCATTCCAGATGTTATCTTTTTACATGGATGTCATTCTAATTATCAACTATAATTagataattgataatttttcaaTAACAAGGATAAAAAAAGCTTTGGGTTTAGGTTGAATGctaatatccaaaaaaaaagcattgaATGCAAGAGAGAGCTAGAAGGATAAATGCTTACATGATAGATTTTCATGAGGTTAACTCCTACTTATGACAAGCTAGAATTTAGCAATAACATCAATGAATGGTCCGACAAATTAATATAGAGAATCAAATTTAAGAACCTGtaactgttaaaaaaaaaaaaaaaaaaaagagagagagaggcaagtGCACAAATCCTAACAGAATAGCTTAATTGGAGAACAAAACActtcaaaaacttaaaacttattCTCTACATTATTAAGTTCTAAAATAACAAACTTTTCTACAAACAATATAATCTTTTATATAATATTGACATCACACAGTACAACATACATATGCAAATTGGCAGAGCTGTAACACAACATACCTTATAACTTACATTGTATTGGATAGAAATTGCAACAAAGCACTTCAAAATGAATgctttgataatttttcttatcatcTACTTGTTTGGCTTTTGGATCTATATCATGATTATGAAATTCACATTTCTTGTTTGGCATAGGGATGACTATTTGAAAGCTCACATAGAGTTCTTGGAGACTCAAGTTATAGTGGGTATTAGTCACCACACAAGTTGTACAATAAGAAGATGAAGTGATTAGGTAACTCCCTGTTAGTTCTTCACTTTCAACTTTGGCATATTGACAATTAAAGAATTTTGGTctcaagtttcaatttttaaattactcCAACCAATAAAGTTAAGATAAATAGATGTCCTTATGCTGaataaactttataaaaaataaaaaataaacttaggGCAAACATGCCCTAAACTAGGTTTCAATTATCTCAACCTAATCTTTGTAAAGTGAATTGAATCAGAGAAGTTTagctcaaaagaaaattttccacCCTATGTTTCTTATCTAATGTAAATTATGAAATGGATGATGGATTATGTTCCCTAATCATCCTAAAATGAAATGTCCAAAGGCTATAAGACAATGATCTGGTCACTTACCTTTCACATTTTAGACATTAATCATAGAACCTTTAGACCATACTTTTTTATCAACAAATCTTTAAAAgttgaaagtaaaaaagagGTCAAAAATCTTAATTGcaattctttgaaaaaaaaaagggcaaactGGCAAACTAGCtccctattaaaaaaattagaatcatgtttcatatttattattctttatacTATAGATAAACCCCTAAATATCAAATAGTCAAAGACATGAACGTGTATTACAATAAGATGTTGTTGGataaatacatgtttgtattgcatacaaaacatatgcagcggaaaattaatggatctacttcattcacaatTGATAATATGTCCTATGTAagtttcaaaatataagaacaagagagtgtaccttgaagcggcaaaatccaaaaccaaagattagaagcacttgggaacacttttaatcttcactccaattccacttaatACCTAAGAAGTGTGGTTTCTCAATCAATTATATGTGTATGTTTTTTGAGAGAATGAAAAGAGAGTCTAACACTCATATACATGACCATTTCATgttcttacaaaaattttgtatgtttctctccttataactgattatctaattgggctaacattttgggcctttccaattgggctttagtatatggcttggagtgggaccaaaaagggaacaaataagacacttgctctaatgggccttgggcttttctgtcaactcttgacaaatccaaagttaccattaattatatttaataccactatataaatataattgcattctaggccttattaataaattatatcccaagactttattgtacatgcaaccccttcataaaatattcgtagtaatacaaagtcatgaatgaaGACTGCCACTTTGTAGATCACTACAACTTAATCCTTGAGcacccggtttaatcctttttagttattcatcatatatttatgaaatccaatttcataaatatatactttagtaattccttaccaaagtggttaggcctaactctctgaataactgaactcattaaacttatctcaagagaatattttatatctccgttaagagactatgaattccatcttaagaatctatgttccatcaacactaaatgtggctgtccaacatactgaggttttgaccgatactttagatctcactcctaatatatcaaagcaacctacactttatgatcaggtccattattctctcaggattaagagttcatataaatagaagtcatgagatttattattcttttgacaGTCGTTAcgaaaataataaatctcacagcagtccagttcaatatgtcttaactcttaaaacatatcaactagaagtctccacttccataatcaagacaaatcatcttagttgatatgttatagttttcCTAGATGGaaaacccaatttcatcaccgactacgaactaaaattctgagtttacaaagaacttgtgacttatatcttctgtgactaaattacataaatcacatactatgcatctcatggactatatgataatgtccaaatattcatgttaccatcattttagataataataaagcaactttattaattaagtcatacataatattatacataataacatacatagcatcatacaataagATTTATGGACACTAATCCTAATAGATGTGGGGGTCACCTCATAAAGGTTTTATACAAACAGGCTTTCAACCAACATTGAAGTTGGTCAGAGTATCCAAAGATGCTTATTATAttaatcaaaatcacattacccCAAATCAGTCCACAAAGCAAAAGTAGAAAACACTGAGAACAGTCCCAAACTTCCAGTTCCATGAAATTTGTTGAAAAACACAAACTGATTTAAATgacacaaacaaataaaaagtaataattacaaATAGCTGCCCATAAGGAGTGGCAGAGCAAAGCAAAGCACATAGATAGATATAGATGAACACAcctattttatttctttcagctTTTGGTGTACGACCAAACTTACCTTTTTATATTACCATAGAGCCATTGAGATTCTCTCCTAAATATATAGCtccacatgttttttttttcaatactaaaaaaaaaaaaaaaaaaaaaaaaaaatccaattcaaAATTCAGctactcaaaaatattttcaattcaaaaaaaaaaaaaagagatagaaattATAATAATGGATTTAATCACAAAACAAGTTTTAAGTGTGAACCAGTGAGACACAACCTTCTTCTTTTCTAGAAATTAGAGTCTGGATCAAGCTTCTCTCTAGTTCTTGCGAGTAAATTTACACCTTGTTAGTATGAGAGGCCCTACAGAGACATCTACAACTTTCAATTCTTCAATGTTTGAGGAGCTGGGGAATCTTTCTTTAATTGAACCTTTGAATTCTTTCAAAAACTCTAGCTTTTTTCTCGGTTTCAGGAGCTATCCTTGATTCTTGATTCGAAATTGACTCGCTTTCCGATGTGGGTGTCGCTATATTCTCCGCATGTTCCTcctctttgttgttttcttgctCTGTTCTTCTTCTCTGTTCCTTTGTTTCCTCTGTTCCGAGCGATGATTCCTAGAATCTACTAGCCATAAACGAATCAAACGAAACCCATAGAGGCACAAATAAACCTAGACAATCCTATCAATATTTTGTGATTCAAATTTACAACggatggaaaagaaaaaatccatgGCATACACATAGACCACTAGGGTTTTTCCCTAATTTCAACAAATATAGAGGAAAAGGGTTAAGAATCAAAATCCCTAAATGAATGCTATAAGAAATATAGAGACTCTAGATTGTAAAGACATAGATGCCAAAAAATAGATTCAATGATTTACCTAAGAACATTAGCAATGAAGGTTGGAGAGAAGAGACGATGAAAGAGAAGAACCCACAAGAACTTGCTTTAAATCAGATCAGATgcgagagaagaagaagaaccgtatgtggttttttttttttttgggttttatatgTTAACCTGACTGGCCGGTAACTAATATCCTATCAAAATTATACAAATGACTACAATTAAAACAAGTAAATCTAATGGCTAAAACTTAGGTAGAGGTGGTAGCTCAAGTTATACCAAGTCTAACTCATTATCAATATTATATctcttattaaatttttatgtacaaagtttgactacaaacttgATTGCAACTAGGTGTCACTTACTCTATgaaaatcctctctctctctctctctctctctctctctcttctaccTTTCAACTGGTAGATCTCTAATGGCATAGAGTTCTCCGATAATGTATTTCCTCTCTTTTGTTGTTCTGTCCCTTCTTATGAAGGAGTTTTTGTTGATTTGTACCTCTTTGGATAACAAGTTTATCCAGAGAGCTTCTTTGTCCCTTCTTATGAagaagttttttgtttttcagtcCCTTCTTACGAAGGAGTTTGTGATGTTTTGTACCTCTTTGGATAACAAGTTTATCCAGGGAGTTTGTGGGGTTTTTTCTTGTGGGGGTAAGGGAAACACTTTCGTTGCAGGGAAGTTTTTTAGGATTCAAAGCAAAGGAATGCTACAAGTCTTCAATCAACACTTCGGTCCATCACTTCGGGCTTCGCCTTATTGTTCAATGGGGAAAGCAGTATTTGTGGGGCCTATGTTTTTTGAGAGAAGTTCATCCCAAGATTCAGGGAGCAATAAGGATGACGTTGGTAGGTACAGGGGCAAATCCGACACAGCAGCAACAATGGAGGGAGGTGATGTGGTACAAGCGTTGCCTGAAACAGTGCATGACAGAATTGAAACGAGACAGGAGTACGTTACTTCAGTTACGGACTCTGAGGGTTACACAATTGAATCCTCATTAATGCCAAAATCGGGTCCAAATTTGGATGGGAATTCAAAAGTTAATATGGGAAAGTCCAAGAGCCTGAAATATCAACCCATAATTGGAGATTCATGCCAACTTAATTCACCTGCCAATTCAGATTCGGAAGTTAAGAGAGATACACATGAAAGCTCACCATTTAATGCTCTTATTAATCCGCATTCATAGCAATCCCAACGGCAATTAACAAATGAGGTCCACGGTCTTAATAAGGAAATAATACCACCTGAAGCAATTAAGAAGGACGAAATATCTGCAGCATTTATGGACTACAAAGAGTTGCTGTCGTGGATGATCAGAACAAAACAGAAGAAAGAGTCGTTCTCAGTCATGGTTTGGATAATAGGGACACATCAGATTCGAGTCAAAACTAATGAACCATGTTGCATTCCAAATCAGCTCATAAACATGGCCAACGAACTCCTATCGGAATTCCAGGTGGTGCAGCAACTTCCCCAACCACAGTCCACACCGATTTGAGTTCATTGGAGAGCTCTTATCTTGGACATGGTTAAGGTCAATCTCGAGGATGCACTATTTAGTTGGGAGCGAAAATCAGGGTTTGGAGTGGTTTTGGCGAGATGTTTTAGTAAATTACACTACTCTCATGTTAAGAGAGAGGTTAAGAGAGAGGGTAATATGGTTGCTCATgttttaaatctttttgttttaaatgttcTAGATTATAGTGCGTGGATGGAGGATGCTTCACCacagtttctttcttttgtttctagCAAACTCTGATGGTTTTTCATTGAATAAAAGACACTACgttgattctaaaaataaaaaaataaataaaataaataaataaataaaaaaacttaggtGGGTACCGTACCCCCTGAAAAAAGAGGGGTACAGGAGAATGACCCTTTATAGAATAATAGAAGATATGATGTATGTTATACCGTAAAATACTatcttaaaatagaaaaaagtaactttttgacatgttaaatcttaaattttttagaagtgtTGATGTTATTACTCTTAGGTATAATCAAATAGTAAAGCTAAACTaataaatttgaagttttttgaagcattaaattttaatttcactttaaaTTTAATGGGtggaaatcaaattttaaaaacaaaaaatttatttttataaaataatttaaaaagaaaaagaaaaaggtgaagAGGAGGTAAAGGAAAGGAAACCCTTGGGAGAAGTGATTGCATTGGACAAGCAaagaataatttttcattctcagTGGGGAGTGGGAAAAGTGggaatctttttctttattgttttcaTCGATCATACTAACAAAATTGATACAGAGAGTTGCAGAAGGCAGCAGAGCAGAGAAAGATCAAAGCAATGGGAGTGTTGACAAACAAGATCGAGAGGGAGGATCTAAAACCTGGGGATCATATCTACTCTTATAGACTCGCCTATACCTACTCCCACCACGGTGCCCTTTCcatttcttcctcttttcctttcTGACTATAATCatcattttatttctttttgtattttgtggttGATTAGTATCTAAGTAATTACTCCTGCATTTGCTTTACTCCATAATGGTATCTGTCTTTCTCATATTTCTCGTTTATTTTGTGTGCGTGTGGAGTGTGGACAATGACATTATTCGGATGGATTACAAGTTTCGTTACAACTTACAACCCTCatcacaaataaaattttgatggaaattttactattttgtggAACCTGCCTCTCCACTGTTTCAGTAAAGAACACAATACCaatcccacaaaaaaaaagaaaaaagaaaaaaaaagtttatatggCTCCATTAAATTAGGTGcagatttttttgaaaatttaatttcttttaatgacaaatttaagtgttaaaatttaaaattttgttgtttttttcaaaatatgatttgAATGCAAGATGTGATATAATTGAAATCGCACGATTTCaatgcaaaatttaaagaaaggctattcttccaaatatttttactacaatactatttttaataattaataattacttaatgttattttccaacaaaaacccaattaGGTGCTATATTTTCAATGTGTCCTATCTTTTTCACTTGGAAATGCTTTTGtgtatcttgaaatatatatatatatatatatatatatataatcttataaTGGTATTAAGGACTCTTGGAGTTGGCCCTCAAATTAACATTTTAGTAGGATTATAGTTGAACTGTTGGGGTTGATTACAATGCTGAAATCCTATTCCATGCTTAATTACCTTTATCAACTTATACTAGCAGTTAAAAGGTTCTTTGCGTTTGATTGAATGAACGCAATCGTCTTTTCTTGGAAATTGTTTTTACAGCCAGAGTTGATTTCTAGTTTGCTTGATGTATGCATGTTACAATTTTAGTTATTTCAAGTAAAAACAGCTAGATTCTACTTTATAACAACAGGGATATATGTCGATGCGGGAAATGTTATCCACTTTACTCGGGGAGAAGGCCAGGAAACTGGTACAGGAACTGTGTTAGACCGCTTCATTGGGAGCTCATTACCTCAACAATGTCCTTTGGACGATCCATGCTCAATATGTGATGATCAATCAAAGGGTGATGGGGTCATCTCTTCTTGTATAGATTGTTTTCTTTCAGGTGGAGATCTCTACCTCTATGAGTATGATGTCACACGAAAATTCTTTCTTGCCAAACCTCGTGGAGGTACTTGCACTCTTGCTTCATCCGAGTCACCCGACCAAGTTATTCATCGTGCCTTTTATTTCCTCCGGAAGGGCTTTGGTGTCTATGATGTTATCAAGAACAACTGTGAAGACTTTGCATTATGCTGCAAAACAGGCTTGCGAGTAATTCCTACTGTTGGCCAGAGTGGGCAGGCATCATCCTTTCAAGCTGCTGCTAGTGCTGGTGGTGTTATCCTTTCTGCTACTGTTAGCATGGCCCGTTCTTCAATACTTGGTGTTGCCGGTCTGGCGGCAAGTTGTGGCACATACTGTGTCAAACGTTATATTAATGATAT is a genomic window of Quercus lobata isolate SW786 chromosome 2, ValleyOak3.0 Primary Assembly, whole genome shotgun sequence containing:
- the LOC115978053 gene encoding uncharacterized protein LOC115978053; this translates as MGVLTNKIEREDLKPGDHIYSYRLAYTYSHHGIYVDAGNVIHFTRGEGQETGTGTVLDRFIGSSLPQQCPLDDPCSICDDQSKGDGVISSCIDCFLSGGDLYLYEYDVTRKFFLAKPRGGTCTLASSESPDQVIHRAFYFLRKGFGVYDVIKNNCEDFALCCKTGLRVIPTVGQSGQASSFQAAASAGGVILSATVSMARSSILGVAGLAASCGTYCVKRYINDIGVRRDVMNVVLEEET